From Solea senegalensis isolate Sse05_10M linkage group LG7, IFAPA_SoseM_1, whole genome shotgun sequence, a single genomic window includes:
- the rrad gene encoding GTP-binding protein RAD yields MTLNKGDKLRNMDKRRGSVPFPMNLPNLHRRSMPVDDRDLRATMPETGQTDELSNLLRCTSYSPSEQHRDSCASDSSDSVISTGSEAESQVYKVVLLGEHGVGKSSLARVFGGVEDPGHDCDEAGNTYDRCIVVDEEEASIVLYDIWEQDNSQWLKDQCMRMGDAYIIVYSVTDKSSFEKASELRIQLRRARQSENIPIILVGNKSDLVRSREVSVDEGSACAVVFDCKFIETSASLHHNVQDLFEGIVRQIRLRKDSKEENARRMANCRRRESIGKKAKRFLGRMVARKNKKMAFRQKSKSCHDLTVL; encoded by the exons ATGACTTTGAACAAGGGAGACAAATTGCGGAACATGgacaagaggagagggagcGTGCCTTTCCCCATGAACCTGCCCAACCTGCACAGGAGAAGCATGCCCGTGGACGACCGTGACCTGCGCGCCACGATGCCAGAGACCGGCCAGACGGACGAGCTCTCCAACCTCCTGCGCTGCACCTCGTACTCGCCGAGCGAGCAGCACCGGGACAGCTGCGCCTCGGACTCCTCCGACTCGGTCATCTCCACCGGCAGCGAGGCGGAGTCTCAGGTGTACAAGGTGGTTCTGCTCGGCGAGCACGGGGTCGGCAAGTCCAGCCTGGCGCGCGTGTTTGGGGGCGTGGAGGACCCTGGTCACGACTGCGATGAAGCAG GAAACACTTATGACAGATGTATCGTGGTGGACGAGGAGGAGGCATCCATTGTGCTGTATGACATCTGGGAACAG gaTAACAGCCAGTGGCTCAAGGACCAGTGCATGAGGATGGGAGACGCTTACATCATCGTGTATTCCGTGACGGACAAGTCCAGCTTCGAGAAGGCCTCCGAGCTGCGCATCCAGCTCCGCCGGGCCAGGCAGTCGGAGAACATTCCCATCATCCTCGTGGGCAACAAGAGCGACCTGGTGCGGTCCAGAGAGGTGTCTGTGGACG AGGGAAGCGCCTGCGCGGTGGTGTTCGACTGCAAGTTCATCGAGACGTCCGCGTCCCTCCACCACAACGTGCAGGACCTGTTCGAGGGCATCGTCCGGCAGATCCGCCTGAGGAAAGACAGCAAGGAGGAGAACGCGCGGCGCATGGCCAACTGCAGGCGCCGGGAGAGCATCGGCAAGAAGGCCAAGCGGTTCCTGGGCCGCATGGTGGCGCGCAAGAACAAGAAGATGGCCTTCAGGCAGAAGTCCAAGTCCTGCCACGACCTCACGGTTCTCTGA
- the LOC122772031 gene encoding ATP synthase F(0) complex subunit C3, mitochondrial-like, with protein sequence MFACAKFVSTPSLIRIGSRGLYRPLSSAVVSDARRAETTSLLSPPGIAASQQQVALRGFQTSAVSRDIDTAAKFIGAGAATVGVAGSGAGIGTVFGSLIIGYARNPSLKQQLFSYAILGFALSEAMGLFCLMVAFLILFAM encoded by the exons ATGTTTGCCTGTGCTAAATTCGTCTCCACGCCCTCACTG ATCCGTATTGGATCTCGGGGATTGTACAGGCCACTCTCGTCAGCAGTGGTGTCAGATGCCAGGAGAGCAGAG ACCACTTCCCTCCTGTCACCACCAGGCATTGCTGCCTCCCAGCAGCAGGTGGCACTGCGAGGTTTCCAGACCAGTGCCGTGAGCCGTGACATTGACACTGCTGCGAAGTTCATCGGCGCAGGAGCTGCCACTGTGGGAGTGGCTGGATCAGGAGCTGGAATTGGAACAGTGTTCGGTAGCCTTATCATTGGTTATGCCAG GAACCCTTCACTGAAGCAGCAGCTGTTCTCTTATGCCATCTTGGGCTTTGCTCTCTCTGAAGCTATGGGTCTCTTCTGCCTGATGGTTGCTTTCCTAATTCTGTTCGCTATGTAA